The following coding sequences lie in one Myxococcus xanthus genomic window:
- a CDS encoding M20/M25/M40 family metallo-hydrolase, with protein MKALALREDRFLDVLRRLIALTPKLQNNPGAGLVPEERLAAQVVLDTLAPHIESGFIQAESVAGPGQASRPCLVLTVPGEGDGAIGFVGAHFDVVPADQKAEGWERSPFELWEGPGGVLYGRGVTDCLGHVAVLTDLLAQLAERKVRPSRTLKVVLISNEESSELPGLGLNYVAEQGMLKPLDGQPVYWLDSANFGPTLGTAGVSLWELKVTGVGGHSGMPQNCVNALELGMAASLELARFFHERFPPTEDEKRWGFLSSSSLKATVVEAPNTKETKVPADVVLRGDIRLTPFYDLAEVQKSVTDFMAELDARLARDDAPAHFPRTRTAGGKRGELAFRFQGEGTEGIACRLDSEGLRALKEAMQVVRGVSATPFSLTGSLPLVRDLQRQGCDVQITGFGDMQYYHAPNEQARLEDFRQGFAILRELLVRL; from the coding sequence ATGAAAGCTCTTGCCCTGCGTGAGGACCGCTTCCTCGATGTGCTCCGGCGGCTCATCGCCCTGACTCCGAAGCTGCAGAACAACCCTGGCGCGGGGCTGGTGCCCGAGGAGCGGCTGGCCGCGCAGGTGGTGCTGGACACCCTGGCGCCGCACATCGAGAGCGGCTTCATCCAGGCGGAGTCCGTGGCGGGCCCGGGCCAGGCGTCGCGTCCCTGCCTGGTGCTTACTGTTCCGGGCGAGGGGGACGGCGCCATCGGCTTCGTCGGCGCGCACTTCGACGTGGTCCCCGCGGACCAGAAGGCGGAGGGCTGGGAGCGCAGCCCCTTCGAGCTGTGGGAGGGCCCCGGCGGCGTGCTCTACGGGCGCGGCGTCACCGACTGTCTGGGGCACGTCGCCGTGCTCACCGACCTGCTGGCTCAGCTGGCCGAGCGCAAGGTGCGCCCCAGCCGCACGCTGAAGGTGGTGCTCATCTCCAACGAGGAGTCCTCGGAGCTGCCGGGCCTGGGCCTCAACTACGTGGCCGAGCAGGGGATGCTCAAGCCGCTGGACGGCCAGCCGGTGTACTGGCTGGACAGCGCCAACTTCGGCCCCACGCTGGGCACGGCGGGCGTGTCGCTGTGGGAGCTGAAGGTGACGGGCGTGGGCGGCCACTCCGGCATGCCGCAGAACTGCGTCAACGCGCTGGAGCTGGGCATGGCCGCGTCGTTGGAGCTGGCGCGCTTCTTCCACGAGCGCTTCCCGCCCACGGAGGACGAGAAGCGCTGGGGCTTCCTGTCGTCCTCCAGTCTCAAGGCCACCGTGGTGGAGGCGCCCAACACCAAGGAGACGAAGGTGCCCGCCGACGTCGTCTTGCGCGGCGACATCCGCCTCACGCCCTTCTACGACCTGGCGGAGGTGCAGAAGTCGGTGACGGACTTCATGGCGGAGCTCGACGCCCGGCTGGCGCGCGACGACGCCCCCGCGCACTTCCCGCGCACGCGCACGGCGGGCGGCAAGCGTGGTGAGCTGGCGTTCCGCTTCCAGGGGGAGGGGACCGAGGGCATCGCCTGCCGGCTGGACTCAGAGGGCCTGCGCGCCCTGAAGGAGGCCATGCAGGTGGTGCGCGGTGTGTCGGCCACGCCCTTCTCGCTCACCGGCTCGCTGCCGCTCGTGAGGGACCTGCAACGACAGGGCTGCGACGTGCAGATTACGGGCTTCGGGGACATGCAGTACTACCACGCCCCCAATGAGCAAGCCCGGCTGGAGGACTTCC